A single Pseudanabaenaceae cyanobacterium SKYG29 DNA region contains:
- the thiL gene encoding thiamine-phosphate kinase, with translation MSPRETGERRVKDVGEAGLLELFRPFCHNSVGDDAALLGSTLPHHSVVITTDMLVEGVHFSPQTTSAEDVGWRAAAANLSDLAAMGAKPWGLVVAVGLHPETPVGWIEGVYRGFRECLIAYNTVLVGGDTVRCDRNVISVTALGQVLYHQAIYRHTAQPGDRVLITGDHGLSKAGLEILLHPELGEPLTPTERQLLCHAHQRPRPRLDVIPLLWQYSDRVCGMDSSDGLADAIYQICRLSQVGCVIDWENFPVPKLLTKVAGENALDWVLYGGEDFELVLCLPEAAAININQQLPGSSIIGTITDQGINLPQGRAFQHFT, from the coding sequence ATGTCGCCTAGGGAAACGGGGGAGCGGCGGGTCAAAGATGTGGGAGAGGCGGGCTTGTTGGAACTGTTCCGCCCCTTTTGCCACAACAGTGTTGGCGATGATGCGGCTCTTTTAGGGAGTACCTTGCCCCACCACAGTGTGGTAATTACAACAGATATGCTGGTAGAGGGGGTACATTTCAGTCCCCAAACCACCAGTGCTGAAGACGTGGGCTGGCGGGCAGCGGCGGCGAATTTGTCTGACTTGGCAGCTATGGGGGCAAAGCCTTGGGGGTTGGTCGTAGCAGTTGGTCTCCATCCCGAAACCCCTGTGGGCTGGATCGAGGGGGTTTATCGCGGCTTCAGGGAGTGCCTGATCGCCTACAACACTGTCCTGGTGGGGGGTGATACTGTCCGCTGTGACCGCAATGTCATTAGTGTTACTGCTCTGGGACAAGTGCTCTACCACCAAGCAATCTATCGCCATACTGCCCAACCAGGGGACCGGGTATTAATTACCGGTGACCACGGTCTGTCCAAGGCGGGCTTAGAAATCTTACTCCATCCTGAACTAGGAGAACCTCTGACACCAACGGAACGGCAGCTGCTCTGTCATGCCCATCAACGTCCCCGCCCCCGCTTAGATGTGATTCCTTTGCTGTGGCAATACAGCGATCGGGTCTGTGGGATGGACAGCAGTGACGGACTAGCGGATGCTATCTATCAAATTTGTCGGCTGAGCCAAGTGGGGTGTGTGATTGACTGGGAGAATTTTCCTGTGCCGAAATTACTGACAAAAGTAGCAGGGGAAAATGCCCTGGATTGGGTACTATATGGCGGCGAAGATTTTGAATTAGTTCTCTGCCTGCCGGAAGCAGCTGCTATTAACATAAACCAGCAATTGCCAGGTAGTTCTATCATCGGTACAATTACCGACCAAGGCATTAATCTACCTCAGGGTAGAGCCTTTCAACATTTCACCTAA
- the gloB gene encoding hydroxyacylglutathione hydrolase — translation MAFAVHCLPALKDNYIFLLHDPDRAEAAVVDPAIAEPVLSKLAELGAKLVAIFNTHHHSDHVGGNRDLLSVYPQATVYGGAADKGRIPGQTVFLQENDRVTFGGEEAEILFIPGHTRGHIAYYFPQSGHLFCGDTLFSGGCGRLFEGTPSQMVQSLSKLRQLPEATQVWCAHEYTLNNLKFALTVDPDNYALRARFQVVQEMRANYICTIPSTIGLEKAINPFLRWDTPAIQAATGYTEPDRVFGKLRGMKDLYVA, via the coding sequence ATGGCGTTTGCTGTTCACTGTCTACCGGCCCTCAAAGATAACTATATTTTTCTGCTCCACGACCCCGATCGTGCAGAGGCGGCAGTAGTTGACCCAGCGATAGCCGAACCTGTTTTGAGCAAGTTAGCAGAACTAGGGGCAAAACTGGTAGCTATTTTCAATACCCATCACCACAGCGACCATGTGGGGGGCAATCGGGACTTACTATCCGTCTATCCCCAGGCAACTGTCTATGGTGGCGCGGCGGACAAGGGGAGAATCCCAGGGCAAACGGTGTTTTTACAGGAAAACGATCGGGTTACTTTTGGCGGGGAAGAGGCAGAGATTTTATTTATCCCAGGGCACACGCGGGGACATATTGCCTACTACTTTCCCCAGTCTGGTCATCTTTTCTGCGGCGATACGCTCTTTAGCGGCGGCTGCGGTAGGTTGTTTGAGGGAACGCCCAGCCAAATGGTACAGTCGCTGTCTAAATTACGCCAATTGCCCGAAGCAACCCAGGTGTGGTGTGCCCACGAATACACCCTCAATAATCTCAAGTTTGCTCTCACTGTTGACCCCGATAACTATGCTCTGCGTGCTCGTTTCCAAGTAGTCCAGGAAATGCGCGCTAACTACATTTGCACTATCCCCTCCACGATCGGGCTGGAAAAAGCGATCAATCCCTTCCTGCGCTGGGATACCCCTGCTATACAGGCGGCGACTGGGTATACAGAACCCGATCGGGTGTTTGGTAAGCTGCGGGGTATGAAAGACCTATATGTCGCCTAG
- a CDS encoding DUF4079 domain-containing protein, producing the protein MNLAIPDNLRPVLTFVHPTLMWVTLAVMLYAAYLGLQVRKLRLAKGEEKKALQEEAGGTLKALKDKHFVTGSLLLIGLVMGSIGGMAVTYINNNKLFVGPHLIVGLSVAGLATLSAGLVPWMQKGKEWARLTHISLNTLLVSFFLWQAATGVQIVQRILESMTKAS; encoded by the coding sequence ATGAACTTAGCGATTCCCGACAACCTCCGTCCTGTCTTGACTTTTGTCCATCCGACTTTGATGTGGGTGACTTTAGCTGTGATGCTCTATGCTGCTTACCTCGGTCTGCAAGTGCGCAAACTCCGTCTGGCGAAAGGGGAGGAGAAGAAGGCTCTGCAAGAGGAAGCGGGCGGTACCCTCAAAGCTCTCAAGGATAAGCACTTTGTCACTGGTTCCCTCCTGCTGATTGGCTTAGTGATGGGGAGCATTGGTGGCATGGCAGTTACCTACATCAATAACAACAAGCTGTTTGTCGGACCCCATTTAATCGTGGGTTTGAGTGTGGCGGGTTTAGCTACCCTCAGTGCTGGTCTTGTACCCTGGATGCAAAAAGGCAAGGAGTGGGCAAGACTGACTCACATTTCCCTCAACACCCTGTTGGTGAGCTTCTTTCTCTGGCAAGCAGCTACAGGGGTACAAATCGTGCAACGGATTCTGGAATCGATGACCAAGGCTTCCTAG
- a CDS encoding DUF309 domain-containing protein produces MTSSEDGQTGAADLEVAVGLFNQQDFYLCHDILEEIWHNAPPEERNFYQGLLQVAVGCYHLQQGNTNGAKILLGEGIYRLHQYEDGYHGLDLGHFLEGAENLLLALQADAPLPPYPNLGYYEER; encoded by the coding sequence ATGACTAGCAGTGAGGATGGCCAAACTGGGGCGGCTGATTTAGAAGTAGCCGTAGGACTTTTCAACCAACAGGATTTTTATCTCTGCCACGACATCTTGGAAGAAATTTGGCACAACGCTCCCCCAGAGGAACGCAATTTTTATCAGGGATTGTTGCAAGTGGCAGTGGGTTGTTATCACCTTCAGCAGGGGAACACCAACGGGGCTAAGATTTTGTTAGGGGAAGGCATTTATCGCCTGCACCAGTACGAAGATGGCTATCACGGTCTTGATCTAGGACATTTCCTAGAAGGGGCAGAAAATTTACTCCTCGCTTTGCAGGCAGATGCCCCACTCCCCCCCTACCCCAACCTGGGGTATTATGAAGAAAGATGA
- a CDS encoding DMT family transporter, producing the protein MGKLVLLLPFFLWGTAMVVMKSVLPHTTPLFMAGLRLVPAGMLLLLAASWFNRPQPRTWRAWAWIGVFAFFDAFLFQLCLALGLTETGAGLGSLLIDSQPIAVAVLAFLIYKEKIDRYCGLGLALGIVGITLVGMPAEVRQLVLAGDWQGAWHSGLFARGEWFMLAASLSMAIGTILIRPVVAVADPVVATGWHMVLGGLPLLLWSVGDRAAWGSLSGIDWAGMLYMSVMGSAIAYGLFFYFASRGNLTSLSALTFSTPMFALLFSSFFLQERLAWVQWLGVVVTLGSIYLVTRAHD; encoded by the coding sequence ATGGGAAAACTGGTGTTGTTGTTACCTTTTTTCTTGTGGGGAACGGCGATGGTGGTGATGAAATCTGTCCTACCCCACACGACTCCGCTGTTTATGGCGGGTTTACGGCTGGTGCCAGCGGGTATGCTGCTTTTACTGGCGGCAAGTTGGTTTAATCGTCCGCAGCCGAGAACCTGGCGAGCGTGGGCTTGGATTGGGGTGTTCGCTTTTTTTGATGCGTTCCTATTTCAGTTATGCTTGGCGCTGGGTCTAACAGAGACAGGGGCAGGTCTGGGTTCCCTGCTGATTGATTCCCAACCGATCGCGGTAGCTGTGCTTGCCTTCCTGATTTACAAAGAAAAAATTGACAGATATTGTGGTTTAGGTTTGGCGCTGGGGATTGTGGGCATTACTTTGGTAGGTATGCCAGCAGAGGTGCGTCAACTAGTCCTAGCGGGAGATTGGCAGGGGGCATGGCACTCAGGTTTGTTTGCCAGGGGGGAATGGTTCATGCTGGCGGCTTCTCTGTCTATGGCGATCGGGACGATTTTGATTAGACCTGTGGTGGCAGTGGCTGACCCCGTGGTAGCAACAGGTTGGCATATGGTGTTGGGGGGATTGCCCTTGTTGTTGTGGTCGGTGGGAGATAGGGCTGCCTGGGGAAGTCTGTCGGGCATAGATTGGGCAGGGATGCTCTACATGAGTGTGATGGGGAGCGCGATTGCCTATGGTCTCTTCTTTTATTTCGCTTCCAGGGGCAATCTGACATCTTTGAGTGCCCTAACTTTTTCCACACCCATGTTTGCTCTCCTATTTTCCAGTTTCTTTCTGCAGGAGCGGTTAGCCTGGGTGCAATGGCTAGGAGTGGTAGTTACCCTCGGCAGTATCTATTTGGTAACTCGTGCCCATGACTAG
- a CDS encoding SMC family ATPase, producing the protein MIPQKLVLKNFLSHTHTVLNLEGLHTACICGENGAGKSSLLDAITWVLWGKSRAETEDDLIHQGQKEMQVDFTFLNRGNCYRVLRTRVRGQASNLEVQILSNGKFRSLTERGLRATQQMLNQQLQMDYDTFIYCSYLRQGKADELMVKRPQERKQLLAEILQLDQYEVLAERAKDVARQTRGELTAISQQIQRLQQQLQPQGQVTAKLEELRQAKLQIKEFIAQQEAQKQQWEAQQRYRSELLQKISWLQQQIQQAEQEQSALEQQRQAQYRQWKQLGSIIRERETIEQNYERYQQITQELIAIGQKQSQYQQIGERRQQLREQLQRIETEIKLEIRQYQTQLEELQKQRQQLGKTLQRQAEIESAYQQYQAQKWQLQDYDRRQAQVTPLQQRLHTLERQWEQIKANLQAKREALLQQQGQLQQQLSQQQPLQQQLQVLEQQLAALQKKQVYQQRVHEKGLERRDFLERLKVRMQEYEEKIKQTEINLKQMQAPQANCPLCDQPLATHHRQYVQKKHQQLLQELQLEIWLIKEQQATSETEIKVLREEYVRLRQELQPYSRLLEQKGRIQSQLEAMTAITDRFSLLSQEIQAIETQITQGNWAEEIQTEMQLLRESIKQIGYDERDHALLRNEVERLRWSEIKLAELQQAQQQLQQIAHLVPQIEEQVSKLTDRLQQRQIDPYVQAQIHQCDQQLQALGYSPALHQQISKTQAEYKPYLLRYQELQLALQQLPQIQQQYYSTCHILQQKQQQITTWQQEQRNYQGLLDACPDYTAALADINQKIATAQETLDNYTIEIGKLEQLCHQLQLYQQQIQELQLQKQALEHKQNIYQELANCFGKNGIPTLIIETIIPQIEAEANQILGQLTNYQLSLRFITQKSNKKADKFIETLDIEIADAKGTRPYETYSGGEAFRINFAVRLALSRILAQRTGGTLQTLIIDEGFGSQDEAGCDRLVAAIEAVAQDFACILVITHMPKLKEAFSTVIEVSKTDKGSQVQLVL; encoded by the coding sequence ATGATACCACAGAAATTAGTCTTAAAAAATTTTTTGAGCCACACCCACACCGTGCTGAACTTGGAGGGGTTACACACTGCTTGTATTTGTGGAGAAAATGGTGCGGGCAAATCCTCTTTGTTAGATGCCATAACCTGGGTGTTGTGGGGAAAATCCCGTGCGGAGACGGAAGATGACCTCATTCATCAGGGACAGAAGGAAATGCAAGTAGACTTTACCTTTCTCAATCGGGGGAATTGTTATCGGGTATTGCGCACGCGGGTCAGGGGGCAAGCCAGCAACCTAGAAGTGCAGATATTGAGCAATGGTAAATTTCGCTCCCTCACAGAACGGGGACTGCGAGCAACTCAGCAGATGCTCAACCAACAACTGCAGATGGACTATGACACTTTTATCTATTGTTCCTATCTGCGCCAGGGCAAAGCGGATGAATTGATGGTCAAACGCCCCCAGGAACGTAAACAACTCCTAGCGGAAATTTTGCAACTAGACCAATACGAAGTACTGGCGGAACGGGCTAAGGATGTTGCCAGACAAACACGGGGAGAATTGACAGCTATCAGTCAGCAAATCCAGCGATTACAGCAACAGTTACAACCCCAGGGTCAGGTAACAGCAAAACTAGAGGAGTTACGCCAGGCAAAACTGCAAATAAAGGAGTTTATAGCACAACAGGAAGCACAAAAACAGCAGTGGGAAGCGCAACAGCGCTACCGCTCGGAATTACTGCAAAAGATCAGCTGGTTACAGCAGCAAATTCAGCAGGCAGAGCAAGAGCAATCAGCCCTAGAGCAGCAGCGGCAAGCACAATATCGCCAGTGGAAACAGTTAGGTAGCATAATTAGGGAGCGGGAAACGATCGAGCAAAACTACGAGCGATACCAACAAATTACCCAGGAATTAATAGCGATCGGGCAAAAGCAAAGCCAGTATCAACAGATTGGGGAAAGAAGACAACAACTAAGGGAACAGTTACAGAGAATAGAAACGGAGATCAAGTTAGAAATACGGCAATATCAAACCCAACTGGAAGAATTGCAGAAACAACGGCAACAGCTGGGCAAAACACTACAGCGCCAGGCAGAAATTGAGTCTGCTTATCAGCAATACCAAGCCCAAAAATGGCAATTACAGGACTACGACCGCAGACAAGCCCAAGTCACCCCCCTGCAACAGCGATTGCACACCTTGGAACGACAGTGGGAGCAGATAAAAGCTAACTTGCAGGCAAAGCGAGAGGCATTGTTACAACAACAAGGTCAATTGCAACAGCAACTATCTCAACAACAGCCCCTACAACAGCAACTGCAGGTATTAGAGCAACAACTTGCCGCATTACAGAAGAAGCAGGTCTATCAACAGCGAGTCCATGAAAAAGGTTTGGAACGACGCGACTTCCTGGAAAGACTAAAAGTGCGCATGCAAGAGTACGAAGAGAAGATCAAGCAGACAGAAATCAATCTCAAACAGATGCAAGCCCCCCAAGCTAATTGTCCCCTCTGTGACCAGCCCCTTGCTACCCATCACCGCCAGTACGTGCAAAAAAAACACCAACAGCTGCTACAAGAACTGCAACTAGAGATATGGCTGATTAAAGAACAACAGGCTACTTCAGAAACAGAAATTAAAGTCCTCCGGGAAGAATACGTCCGCCTACGCCAAGAATTACAGCCCTATAGTCGTCTCCTAGAACAAAAAGGCAGAATTCAATCCCAGTTAGAGGCAATGACAGCAATTACCGATCGTTTTTCCCTCCTCTCCCAAGAAATACAAGCAATCGAGACCCAAATCACCCAAGGGAATTGGGCAGAGGAAATCCAAACAGAAATGCAACTGTTAAGGGAGAGTATCAAACAAATTGGCTATGACGAACGTGACCATGCTCTGTTACGGAATGAAGTAGAGAGATTACGGTGGTCAGAAATCAAGCTAGCGGAACTGCAACAAGCCCAACAACAATTACAGCAAATTGCCCATCTTGTACCCCAGATAGAAGAGCAAGTCAGCAAATTGACCGATCGGTTACAGCAACGACAAATTGACCCCTATGTACAAGCCCAAATCCATCAATGTGACCAACAGTTACAAGCCCTTGGTTATAGTCCTGCTCTCCATCAGCAAATTAGTAAAACCCAAGCAGAATACAAACCCTACCTACTGCGATACCAAGAACTCCAACTAGCACTGCAGCAACTACCCCAAATACAGCAACAATATTACTCCACCTGTCACATCCTACAGCAAAAACAACAGCAAATCACAACTTGGCAGCAAGAACAGAGGAATTATCAAGGACTACTAGATGCCTGCCCTGACTACACTGCCGCCCTGGCCGACATCAACCAGAAAATTGCCACTGCCCAGGAGACATTAGACAACTACACGATCGAGATAGGCAAACTGGAACAACTCTGCCACCAACTACAACTATATCAACAGCAAATCCAGGAACTACAACTACAAAAACAAGCACTGGAACATAAACAAAACATCTATCAAGAACTAGCAAATTGCTTTGGCAAAAATGGCATTCCCACCCTCATCATTGAAACCATTATTCCCCAAATTGAAGCAGAGGCTAATCAAATACTAGGTCAGCTGACCAACTACCAACTCAGCCTGAGATTTATCACGCAAAAGTCCAACAAGAAGGCAGATAAATTCATTGAAACCCTAGACATAGAAATTGCTGATGCCAAGGGGACAAGACCCTATGAAACCTACTCAGGGGGAGAAGCATTCCGCATTAATTTTGCTGTCCGCCTCGCCCTTTCCCGTATCCTTGCCCAACGCACAGGGGGCACACTCCAAACTCTGATTATCGATGAAGGTTTTGGCAGTCAAGATGAAGCAGGCTGCGATCGGTTAGTTGCCGCGATTGAAGCCGTTGCCCAGGACTTTGCCTGTATTCTTGTCATCACCCACATGCCCAAACTCAAAGAAGCCTTCTCTACTGTTATTGAAGTGTCTAAAACAGACAAAGGTTCCCAGGTACAGTTGGTATTGTAG
- a CDS encoding TIGR04168 family protein, whose protein sequence is MRHIKIAIVGDIHDQWDGGDHLALSHLQPDLVLFVGDIGNEALPLVEFISTLTIPKAVILGNHDAWYTASEWGRKKSPYKNDGQGCRVTKQLEILGDCHVGYGYKDFPELGLSVVGGRPFSWGGAEWKNASFYAERFGVTDFQSSLDLICAQARQAQCPHLIFLGHNGPIGLGELPSSPCGRDWQPLGGDYGDPDFYSAIEVCRLTRSVPLVAFGHMHHHLRVQPYYRETIVVQNGTVYVNAACVPRWRLVGASIFRFFTVVHLVDYQVECVRQVWVDENGTIGIEVVTTIPTVPGNLCLF, encoded by the coding sequence GTGCGGCACATTAAGATTGCCATTGTAGGGGACATTCACGATCAGTGGGACGGGGGGGATCATCTGGCTCTGTCCCATCTCCAACCTGATCTTGTCCTGTTTGTGGGGGATATTGGCAACGAAGCTCTACCCCTGGTGGAATTTATCAGTACGCTGACCATCCCTAAGGCGGTTATTCTCGGCAATCACGATGCCTGGTATACGGCTTCTGAGTGGGGGAGAAAGAAATCTCCCTATAAAAACGATGGGCAGGGCTGTCGGGTGACCAAACAACTGGAGATTCTGGGGGACTGCCATGTGGGCTATGGTTACAAAGACTTTCCTGAGTTGGGCTTGTCGGTGGTGGGGGGCAGACCCTTTAGCTGGGGGGGGGCAGAGTGGAAAAATGCTAGCTTCTATGCCGAGCGGTTTGGCGTAACGGATTTTCAGTCATCCCTGGATTTGATTTGTGCTCAAGCTAGGCAGGCGCAGTGTCCTCATCTAATCTTTCTAGGGCACAACGGTCCCATTGGCTTGGGGGAACTGCCTTCTTCTCCCTGTGGCAGGGATTGGCAACCCCTTGGTGGGGATTACGGTGACCCCGATTTCTACAGTGCCATTGAGGTTTGCCGCCTTACCCGATCGGTTCCCCTGGTCGCTTTCGGCCACATGCACCATCACTTGAGAGTCCAGCCCTACTACAGAGAAACGATCGTTGTGCAAAATGGTACTGTCTATGTCAATGCTGCTTGTGTGCCGCGCTGGCGGTTGGTGGGGGCAAGTATCTTTCGTTTTTTTACGGTTGTGCATTTAGTTGATTATCAAGTGGAATGCGTCAGGCAAGTCTGGGTGGATGAAAATGGTACGATCGGCATAGAGGTTGTCACTACAATACCAACTGTACCTGGGAACCTTTGTCTGTTTTAG
- a CDS encoding phosphoribulokinase — MSKKPDRVVIIGVAGDSGCGKSTFLRRLADLFGKDLMTVICLDDYHSLDRKQRKQTGITALDPRANNFDLMYEQIRDLKAGKSVMKPIYNHETGTIDPPELVEPTEIIVIEGLHPLYDERVRQLVDFSVYLDLSEPVKIAWKIKRDMAERGHTLQDVLQAIEARKPDFMAYIDPQKQYADVVIQILPSNLVPEDPDHKYLRVRLVQKQGVDGFEPVYLFDEGSTITWTPCGKKLTCSHPGMRFYYGPDEYYGHPVTVLEVDGQFERLDEVIYIETHLSRLSTKHYGELTQLLLKHPDYPGSNNGTGLLQVIVGLKMRAMYEKLTQKEAVLVGAAH, encoded by the coding sequence ATGAGCAAAAAGCCAGATCGCGTTGTGATCATTGGTGTGGCAGGAGACTCCGGTTGTGGCAAGTCTACTTTCCTACGCCGTCTTGCCGACCTATTTGGAAAAGATTTAATGACTGTCATTTGTTTAGACGACTACCACAGCCTCGATCGAAAACAACGGAAGCAGACTGGCATCACTGCCCTCGACCCCAGGGCGAACAATTTTGACCTCATGTACGAGCAGATTCGGGACTTGAAAGCAGGGAAATCCGTGATGAAGCCCATCTATAATCACGAAACGGGCACGATCGACCCCCCTGAGCTAGTAGAACCGACGGAAATTATCGTAATTGAAGGTCTGCATCCCCTCTACGACGAACGGGTACGGCAGTTGGTGGATTTTAGTGTCTATCTCGACCTGAGTGAACCAGTCAAAATCGCCTGGAAAATTAAACGGGACATGGCAGAACGCGGTCATACCCTCCAGGATGTGTTACAAGCGATCGAAGCCCGTAAGCCCGATTTTATGGCTTATATTGATCCGCAAAAGCAGTATGCTGATGTTGTCATTCAAATTTTACCCTCTAATCTGGTGCCTGAGGACCCTGACCATAAATATTTACGGGTGCGCCTAGTGCAAAAACAGGGAGTGGATGGATTTGAGCCTGTCTATCTCTTTGATGAGGGTTCAACGATTACTTGGACTCCCTGCGGTAAGAAGTTGACCTGCTCCCACCCTGGTATGCGCTTCTACTACGGACCAGATGAATATTATGGGCATCCTGTGACTGTCCTGGAAGTAGATGGGCAATTTGAGCGCCTAGACGAAGTCATCTACATTGAAACCCACCTCAGTCGTCTGTCCACCAAGCACTACGGGGAATTGACGCAGTTACTGCTCAAGCATCCCGACTACCCTGGCTCTAACAACGGTACGGGCTTGTTGCAAGTAATTGTGGGCTTGAAGATGCGGGCAATGTACGAAAAGTTGACCCAAAAAGAGGCAGTGTTAGTGGGTGCGGCACATTAA
- the trmD gene encoding tRNA (guanosine(37)-N1)-methyltransferase TrmD, with protein MRIDIITLFPEFFTSPLQVGLLGKALAKGIATIVCTNPRDYTTDRHHRVDDEPYGGGVGMLMKPEPLFAAVESLPQIEEREVILFTPQGEVMSQPLLKELATRSQLVLICGNYEGVDERVAEHLATREVSLGDFVLTCGEIPALALINGVVRLLPGTVGKEDSLKYESFEAGLLDYPQYTRPREFRGWQVPEVLLTGNHAAIAQWRKEQQILRTQTRRPDLYQRYLERGGND; from the coding sequence ATGCGGATTGATATTATCACCCTCTTTCCGGAATTTTTTACATCACCCCTGCAGGTGGGACTTTTGGGTAAAGCTTTAGCCAAGGGGATAGCAACAATTGTCTGCACTAACCCCCGCGACTACACTACCGATCGCCATCACAGAGTAGACGATGAACCCTATGGGGGGGGAGTAGGGATGTTGATGAAGCCAGAACCCCTGTTTGCCGCCGTGGAATCCCTGCCCCAGATAGAAGAGCGGGAAGTGATCTTGTTTACACCCCAGGGAGAGGTAATGAGTCAGCCCCTGTTAAAGGAGTTAGCTACCAGGTCGCAGTTAGTATTAATCTGCGGCAACTACGAGGGAGTGGACGAACGGGTGGCGGAACATCTGGCGACGCGGGAGGTATCTTTGGGGGACTTTGTTTTGACCTGTGGGGAAATTCCCGCCTTGGCACTGATTAACGGCGTCGTCAGGCTCTTACCAGGCACAGTGGGCAAGGAAGATTCCCTCAAGTATGAGAGTTTTGAGGCAGGGTTGCTGGATTACCCCCAATATACCCGTCCCAGGGAATTTCGCGGTTGGCAAGTGCCAGAAGTGCTTCTGACTGGTAACCATGCTGCCATTGCCCAGTGGCGCAAAGAACAGCAAATTTTGCGTACCCAAACCCGCCGCCCCGATCTCTACCAGCGCTACCTAGAGAGGGGAGGGAATGATTAA
- a CDS encoding 1-acyl-sn-glycerol-3-phosphate acyltransferase, which produces MQKDLVRPPLAFLPPQPNPLVMGVADLLLPLLTRYQCGLRQMETVNPDKLVAIAQAFLQQQARVIFAFRHPTIDDQYALVHLFGHVLPQTARKMGVKLARPVRPYFAYDRGIPLWAGEIITWLYPRMGGISVYRSKADRTSLQFIRQTLKDGVQPLAIAPEGGTNGCSEEIRKLEPGVAQLGFWCVEDLVKAGRAEQVWIVPLGFQYIYVNLGWQKLDQFLLRLEQDCGIVKPLPHSLEERYQRLAELGNYMIDYVANHYQKFYPLPLPPAVKSDQLQTRLQALLDHILTVAEYHFGVSPKGDPIDRCRRLEQLVWDQVFRTDIKDVKSLSPFAKGFANQLAQEALNSEWHMRLAESIVHISGEYVVAHPSPTRFAETLLLVWRVLDRIKGNPYGRPPYLGLRDCRISIGAVINVNDRYESYKINRPKAVQTLTEELQQEMEKLIIPSPL; this is translated from the coding sequence ATGCAGAAAGACTTGGTACGTCCCCCCTTAGCATTTCTCCCCCCCCAACCCAATCCGTTGGTCATGGGCGTGGCAGACCTACTGTTACCCCTGTTGACCCGCTATCAGTGCGGACTCAGACAGATGGAGACCGTCAACCCCGACAAGTTGGTGGCTATTGCCCAAGCTTTCCTCCAGCAGCAGGCACGGGTAATTTTTGCTTTTCGCCACCCCACGATCGATGACCAATATGCGCTTGTCCACCTCTTTGGTCACGTCTTGCCCCAAACCGCCCGCAAAATGGGAGTAAAATTAGCCCGTCCTGTACGTCCCTACTTTGCCTACGATCGGGGCATTCCCCTGTGGGCAGGGGAAATCATCACTTGGCTCTATCCCCGCATGGGGGGCATTTCGGTATATCGGAGTAAAGCTGACCGCACTAGTTTGCAGTTTATCCGCCAAACCCTCAAGGATGGAGTGCAACCCCTAGCAATTGCCCCTGAAGGGGGAACCAACGGCTGCAGTGAGGAAATTCGCAAATTAGAACCGGGAGTAGCCCAATTGGGATTCTGGTGTGTAGAGGATTTGGTCAAAGCAGGGAGAGCGGAACAGGTCTGGATTGTGCCCCTGGGTTTCCAGTACATCTATGTCAATTTGGGCTGGCAGAAGTTAGACCAATTTTTACTGCGCCTAGAGCAGGACTGCGGTATTGTTAAACCCCTACCCCATTCCCTGGAAGAGCGGTATCAGCGTCTAGCGGAACTGGGAAATTACATGATTGACTACGTGGCTAACCACTACCAGAAATTTTATCCCCTGCCCCTACCCCCTGCGGTCAAATCTGACCAACTGCAAACCCGCCTCCAGGCTCTATTAGATCACATCCTCACCGTTGCTGAATATCACTTCGGTGTCAGTCCTAAGGGTGACCCCATCGATCGTTGTCGCCGTTTGGAACAGCTGGTGTGGGACCAGGTATTTCGTACGGATATTAAGGATGTAAAGTCCCTATCGCCCTTTGCCAAGGGTTTTGCCAACCAGTTAGCCCAGGAAGCCCTCAACAGTGAATGGCATATGCGCCTAGCAGAATCGATCGTGCACATCTCTGGGGAATACGTAGTTGCCCATCCCTCCCCCACCAGGTTTGCGGAAACTCTGCTCTTGGTGTGGCGTGTCCTCGATCGGATTAAAGGCAATCCTTACGGTCGTCCTCCCTACTTGGGCTTAAGGGATTGTCGCATCAGTATTGGTGCCGTTATCAACGTCAACGATCGGTATGAGAGTTACAAAATCAATCGACCCAAGGCGGTGCAAACCTTGACGGAGGAACTCCAGCAGGAGATGGAAAAGTTAATCATTCCCTCCCCTCTCTAG